The genomic stretch CTTTTCTTCGAGTTCCACATCTCGGAACGCAGAACCAAATTTATCACCTTTCGTTGGCAAATGATCCAAATACCCAGCTGACGCTAGTTTTACGGTTTTTAAATTGGCCTCTGCAGATGTTCCCCCAATCACAACTGCAATGTGGTAAGGAGGACAAGCCGCTGTTCCTAAGTTGGATACTTTTTCCGTAATGAATTTTTCGAGAGAAGCCGGATTGAGAAGTGCTTTTGTTTCTTGGAAAAGATAGGTTTTGTTAGCCGACCCGCCTCCTTTTGCCAAAAATAAAAAACTGTATTTGTCGCCAGGAGTGGAATAAATATCAATCTGTGCTGGCAAATTGGAACCTGAGTTGACCTCGTCATACATAGTGAGAGGAACCACTTGCGAATAACGTAAGTTTCGATTTACATAAGTATTATAAATTCCACGCGAAAGTGCCTCCGCATCATCGCCACCGGTGATCACATACTCGCCTTTTTTTGCCATCACAATCCCTGTTCCTGTATCTTGGCAGGAGGGAAGTTGTTTGTCTGCAGCGATTACGGCATTTTTGAGTAAGGCCATTGCCACAAAACGATCATTTGGTGTTGCTTCAGGATCATCTAAAATTTTACGAACTTTTGTAAGATGTGCTGTTCTTAAATAAAAAGATACATCTTCCATTGCCTTTTCAGCCAGGAAGGTAAGTCCTTCCGGTTCCACTTTTAGAATTTCTTTATCACCAAAGGGAACTGTACTCACATAATCTTTTGTTAACAATTTGTATTCGGTGGTGTCCCCGTTTAAAGGAAAAGGATCGGCGTAAAAAAACTCTGGCATGGTAACCTCTATTTATAACTTCTAATTTCAAGGGATTCCTCCTTTCGTAAATGAATTTTTGCAGGGACTGTTGGAAACACCCAGAAGAATACAAATGTCCAAAAGGAAAAAATCGTTTCCATTTCCAAAAATCAGTTTATAACAAGGGAAAATGAAACAGAACCTAATCTACATATTCCTTGTTTCT from Leptospira congkakensis encodes the following:
- a CDS encoding fumarate hydratase, with amino-acid sequence MPEFFYADPFPLNGDTTEYKLLTKDYVSTVPFGDKEILKVEPEGLTFLAEKAMEDVSFYLRTAHLTKVRKILDDPEATPNDRFVAMALLKNAVIAADKQLPSCQDTGTGIVMAKKGEYVITGGDDAEALSRGIYNTYVNRNLRYSQVVPLTMYDEVNSGSNLPAQIDIYSTPGDKYSFLFLAKGGGSANKTYLFQETKALLNPASLEKFITEKVSNLGTAACPPYHIAVVIGGTSAEANLKTVKLASAGYLDHLPTKGDKFGSAFRDVELEEKMLVAAQKSGIGAQFGGKYLAHDFKVIRLPRHGASCPVGLGVSCSADRNIKAKITKDGIYLEKLEYDPSKFLPTIDEVDSNTESVHINLNQPMPEILKVLTKYPVKTRVMLSGRLVVARDIAHAKLKEKLDKGEPLPDYFKNHPVYYAGPAKTPEGMPSGSFGPTTAGRMDSYVPLFQEKGYSMISLAKGNRSKVVTDSCKKNGGFYLGSIGGPAALLAKENIKKVEVLDFPELGMEAVWSIDVENFPAFIVVDDKGNDFFQMLN